A genomic region of Candidatus Abyssobacteria bacterium SURF_5 contains the following coding sequences:
- a CDS encoding thiamine pyrophosphate-requiring protein, translating to MGKTASDYLVKRLHAWGIRRIFGYPGDGINGVMGALDRHKEKIEFIQTAHEEIAAFMACGHAKFTGEVGVCLATSGPGAIHLVNGLYDAQMDRQPVVAIVGQQARASLGAEYQQEVDLISLFKDVAHEYVHMASTAEQIRHLVDRAVRIAKAERTVTCIIIPQDVQESDAIEKPDRKHGSVFSGIGYSHPRIIPQEDDIKRAADVLNEGKRVAMLVGAGALKAAREVQQVAELLGAGVAKALLGKAALPDDVPYNVGSIGLLGTKPSWDMMTECDTLLWVGSGFPYSEFLPKEGKARGVQIDIRPRMLSARYPMEVNLHGDSALTLRALLPLLKQKNKDWQKDIEQSMKEWWEVMEARAMLEADPINPQRVFWELSPLLPDNCIITSDSGSAASWFARDLKIRHGMMASLSGNLATMCPALPYALAAKMAHSDRAVIATTGDGAMQMLGNAALINIARSWRSWKDPRLVVLVLNNQDLNQVTWEQRIMSGNPKFEASQEVEEFNYARYAEMLGLRGIEIDDPKQIRPAWEEAFRTDRPVVVDAHTDPDVPPLPPHITFEQAKGYMFSIFKGDPNSLAIIKMSAKEMKESFLHHGRSEAGFIGKVIKR from the coding sequence ATCGGTAAAACGGCCAGCGATTATTTGGTAAAGCGGCTTCATGCATGGGGGATACGACGGATATTCGGCTATCCGGGTGACGGAATAAACGGAGTGATGGGAGCCCTGGATCGTCACAAGGAGAAAATCGAGTTCATTCAGACGGCTCATGAGGAGATAGCCGCCTTCATGGCATGCGGGCATGCAAAATTCACGGGAGAGGTAGGCGTTTGTCTCGCCACGTCGGGTCCGGGAGCTATCCATTTGGTAAATGGACTATATGACGCTCAAATGGATCGCCAGCCGGTGGTCGCGATTGTCGGCCAACAGGCAAGGGCTTCGCTGGGGGCCGAATACCAGCAGGAGGTCGACCTCATTTCCCTCTTTAAGGATGTAGCCCATGAGTATGTGCATATGGCATCCACCGCCGAGCAGATCCGCCATCTGGTTGACCGGGCGGTGCGCATAGCGAAAGCGGAGCGCACGGTAACCTGCATAATCATTCCGCAGGACGTGCAGGAGTCGGATGCAATTGAGAAACCGGATCGCAAGCATGGAAGTGTGTTCTCGGGCATCGGTTATTCTCACCCTCGAATTATTCCGCAGGAAGATGACATCAAACGAGCCGCCGACGTTCTCAATGAAGGCAAGCGAGTAGCGATGCTGGTTGGAGCGGGCGCACTCAAAGCCGCAAGAGAGGTTCAGCAGGTGGCCGAGTTGTTGGGCGCCGGAGTCGCAAAGGCATTGCTGGGGAAAGCGGCTCTTCCGGATGACGTTCCGTATAACGTCGGCTCGATCGGCCTTTTGGGGACGAAGCCAAGCTGGGACATGATGACCGAATGCGACACGCTCTTGTGGGTGGGCAGCGGTTTCCCCTATTCCGAGTTTCTGCCGAAAGAGGGCAAGGCGCGCGGTGTCCAGATCGACATAAGGCCTCGCATGTTAAGCGCACGATATCCGATGGAGGTGAATCTGCATGGAGACAGCGCGCTCACGCTGCGGGCGCTGCTCCCGTTGCTGAAGCAAAAGAATAAAGATTGGCAAAAGGATATTGAGCAATCGATGAAGGAATGGTGGGAAGTAATGGAGGCGCGCGCGATGCTGGAGGCAGACCCAATCAATCCGCAGCGCGTGTTCTGGGAACTCTCCCCCCTGCTTCCCGACAACTGTATCATTACCTCCGATTCCGGTTCAGCCGCCTCCTGGTTCGCGCGGGACCTGAAGATAAGACACGGAATGATGGCTTCCCTTTCCGGCAACCTGGCCACGATGTGTCCGGCACTCCCCTATGCGCTTGCGGCGAAAATGGCCCATTCCGATCGGGCCGTGATCGCAACCACCGGCGACGGCGCGATGCAAATGCTCGGAAACGCCGCACTGATCAACATTGCGCGCTCTTGGAGGAGTTGGAAGGACCCGCGCCTGGTCGTGCTCGTCCTGAACAATCAGGACCTCAACCAGGTGACGTGGGAGCAAAGGATCATGTCGGGCAATCCCAAGTTCGAGGCCTCACAGGAAGTTGAGGAATTCAATTACGCCCGGTACGCCGAAATGCTGGGACTGAGAGGGATCGAGATCGATGATCCCAAGCAGATACGGCCGGCATGGGAGGAAGCCTTCAGGACAGACCGGCCGGTGGTCGTCGATGCGCACACCGATCCCGATGTTCCGCCTCTTCCGCCGCATATTACCTTCGAACAGGCCAAAGGCTATATGTTCTCCATTTTCAAGGGGGACCCGAACAGCCTGGCGATCATCAAGATGTCGGCGAAAGAGATGAAGGAGTCCTTCCTTCATCATGGAAGGAGCGAGGCGGGGTTCATCGGAAAGGTGATCAAGCGGTAA
- a CDS encoding radical SAM protein, translated as MQETDREESSLLCDLPSSVSLQVTEVCNLRCRMCYEWGEKGRYGKASGKKPATLDIDLLRRVIRELAPARPSYDLFGGEPFVYPHLEDLILAIKQAGSPIDTPTNGTLLEKHAVMLVRTGFDSVRVSLDGPREINDAQRGPGSYEKAMSGIAALYREKQKSGGRTPLISIIYTITADNYLALDQFFLRELNLEAIDWATIQMQNFITAPMGAAYARMLDSQFGIKSNRYWSGLVRSPADFSNIDAIKLADQVNRVCDSLQEMGKNVLLLPPTFSPENLSAYLGAHWNKMTDTYRRCPIPWNVIDITADGDVAPCHVFYDLVMGNLHERSFEDIWNGERYRSFRGYMERHGLMSICPGCCILYLAGS; from the coding sequence ATGCAAGAGACCGACCGCGAAGAATCATCCCTCCTCTGTGATCTTCCCTCCAGCGTCTCGCTACAGGTAACCGAAGTCTGCAACTTGCGCTGCAGGATGTGTTATGAGTGGGGAGAAAAGGGACGCTATGGAAAGGCGAGCGGCAAGAAACCCGCTACGCTCGATATTGATTTGTTGAGACGGGTCATCCGCGAACTGGCGCCGGCAAGGCCGTCGTATGACCTGTTCGGAGGCGAGCCATTTGTCTATCCTCATCTTGAGGATTTGATCCTGGCGATCAAGCAAGCGGGCTCGCCGATAGATACGCCGACAAACGGCACTCTCCTGGAAAAGCATGCCGTGATGCTGGTGCGCACCGGCTTCGATTCAGTGCGCGTTTCACTTGACGGCCCTCGAGAAATCAACGATGCCCAGCGGGGCCCCGGCAGTTACGAGAAAGCCATGAGCGGCATTGCGGCGCTTTACCGCGAAAAGCAGAAGTCGGGCGGCCGCACTCCGCTTATCAGCATCATTTATACAATTACAGCGGACAACTATCTTGCGCTCGATCAATTCTTTCTGCGCGAGCTGAACCTGGAGGCGATCGATTGGGCAACGATCCAGATGCAGAACTTTATCACGGCTCCGATGGGAGCCGCATATGCGCGAATGCTCGATTCGCAGTTCGGCATAAAAAGCAATCGTTACTGGAGCGGGCTCGTGCGCTCCCCCGCCGATTTCTCGAATATCGATGCAATCAAACTTGCGGACCAGGTGAATAGAGTGTGCGACTCCCTTCAGGAGATGGGGAAAAATGTGCTGCTATTGCCGCCTACATTTTCACCGGAAAATCTTTCCGCCTATCTCGGTGCTCATTGGAACAAGATGACCGACACCTATCGTCGCTGTCCGATTCCGTGGAACGTCATAGATATCACGGCCGACGGCGATGTGGCGCCATGCCATGTGTTCTATGACCTCGTGATGGGGAATCTGCATGAGCGGAGTTTTGAGGACATCTGGAACGGCGAGAGATACCGCTCGTTCAGGGGATATATGGAGAGACACGGGCTCATGTCGATCTGTCCCGGCTGCTGTATTCTTTACCTGGCAGGCAGTTAG
- a CDS encoding DUF362 domain-containing protein — MNFLHKCQIDRRRFLKISAAGAAAASTALRPETAHAKLSVPQPGPETSVHLAGVPKGAAEEALIKAVRTAAESATDFSWLSAGDTVFIKPALNSGNPYPATTHPAGIAAMVALLKEKGAGRVIVSDTAGIEHVRFYRDKITGSSRRLMQNSGIARAAESAGAELYFPEEEGWNAFFEDGPASKSHWKAGIMMPKVLKEVDHIILMPRCSRHPLAGSTLGLKAAVGYWRTDSRLEYHHDAATFQEKTAEANWVPSLREKQRLVLTTATRTQATYGPDKGYATDPDIGLIVASQCVVAHDMVSLAWLLENRKLAPESEKTGSSDPYTSQAIVGIANRVVVNWLGGIISALTAERLIRNDIDAIWDDRILNRAFHLLGGVPRVALLDPTETVPLETKQKLAQMVTFA; from the coding sequence ATGAACTTTCTTCATAAATGCCAAATCGACCGGCGCCGTTTCCTGAAAATAAGCGCCGCCGGCGCTGCCGCTGCGTCGACTGCACTGCGTCCAGAAACCGCACACGCCAAACTGAGTGTCCCGCAGCCGGGACCCGAAACCTCCGTGCATCTGGCTGGTGTACCGAAGGGAGCGGCAGAAGAAGCACTCATCAAAGCCGTTCGAACCGCTGCCGAATCGGCCACCGACTTCTCCTGGTTGTCCGCAGGCGATACAGTCTTCATCAAGCCGGCCCTCAATTCCGGCAATCCGTACCCCGCCACCACTCATCCGGCGGGAATCGCCGCCATGGTGGCCCTCTTAAAGGAAAAGGGCGCCGGCCGCGTCATCGTGAGCGATACTGCAGGCATCGAGCACGTTAGATTCTACCGCGACAAGATAACCGGCAGCTCCCGCCGCTTGATGCAAAATTCCGGAATCGCCCGCGCCGCAGAGTCGGCGGGCGCCGAACTGTATTTTCCCGAGGAAGAGGGCTGGAACGCATTCTTTGAGGACGGCCCCGCCTCCAAATCGCACTGGAAAGCAGGCATCATGATGCCCAAAGTCCTGAAGGAGGTTGACCACATCATCCTCATGCCTCGCTGCAGCCGCCATCCGCTGGCAGGCAGCACCCTCGGTCTCAAGGCGGCCGTCGGCTATTGGCGCACTGATTCGCGGCTCGAATACCATCACGATGCGGCAACCTTTCAGGAGAAAACAGCAGAGGCCAATTGGGTGCCCTCTCTTCGTGAAAAACAACGCCTCGTTCTAACGACGGCTACGCGCACTCAGGCCACCTACGGACCGGACAAGGGATATGCGACCGATCCCGACATCGGTTTGATCGTCGCCTCGCAGTGCGTCGTCGCTCACGACATGGTCTCGCTGGCCTGGCTGCTCGAAAACCGCAAGCTCGCGCCCGAATCCGAGAAAACGGGCTCTAGCGACCCTTACACCTCCCAAGCCATTGTCGGCATCGCCAACCGCGTCGTCGTCAACTGGCTCGGCGGCATCATTTCCGCACTGACGGCCGAGAGACTCATCCGCAACGACATCGACGCCATCTGGGACGACCGCATCCTCAACCGCGCGTTCCACCTTCTGGGCGGCGTCCCCCGCGTCGCGCTTCTCGATCCCACCGAAACCGTCCCCCTCGAGACCAAACAAAAACTCGCCCAAATGGTTACCTTCGCCTAA
- a CDS encoding M20/M25/M40 family metallo-hydrolase, with translation MEVEMDYTKAFEAVEKNRNYIVETLRKLVQIDTSVPPGLNYDKIADALEPDLETFGFDTERVIIPEEKVREIPYDLKGPRVNLVARKLSGKEPVSIYGHIDVVPIEEGWECDPFAGIVKGDTFYARGASDMKGSIACLMGALKVMHDLSLEPKFDMHCMFCTDEEIGVYPGVYHLALNGYVKGHMLNLELGAQEPILLQACEGAINIFVTGIGKSCHSGMNFMGINALEEMVPIMNELLALKKIVEKRESKVPAFPLPGTPSPQLTPMFNLSVMRSGAKSNITPGECRLTINRRYLPEEKADDVVGEIKEAIARGRANSKLLDVQVKAVIDYPPVVFDMESVYMKKMKDARRAVHGYDDFLIGGLGGSTDMGSVAEALRTDKFIGVSPVRADNISAHAANERVQISDLVNMTKELVHYLAF, from the coding sequence ATGGAGGTCGAGATGGATTACACGAAAGCTTTTGAGGCAGTTGAAAAGAACCGGAATTATATTGTCGAGACACTCAGGAAACTGGTGCAGATTGATACGTCCGTTCCGCCCGGCCTCAACTATGACAAAATTGCGGACGCGCTCGAACCGGACCTCGAGACATTCGGGTTCGACACCGAGCGCGTGATCATACCGGAGGAGAAGGTGCGTGAGATCCCGTACGATCTGAAGGGACCGCGAGTGAACCTTGTCGCGCGGAAGCTGTCGGGCAAGGAGCCGGTTTCCATTTACGGGCACATCGACGTGGTTCCGATTGAAGAGGGCTGGGAGTGCGATCCATTTGCGGGCATTGTCAAAGGCGACACTTTCTATGCGCGCGGCGCGTCCGACATGAAGGGATCGATTGCCTGTCTGATGGGCGCACTGAAGGTGATGCATGATTTGTCGCTCGAGCCGAAATTCGATATGCACTGCATGTTTTGCACGGATGAAGAGATCGGCGTTTATCCGGGCGTTTACCATCTTGCCCTGAACGGATACGTGAAGGGGCATATGCTGAATCTTGAGCTTGGGGCGCAGGAGCCGATTTTGCTGCAGGCGTGCGAGGGCGCCATCAATATCTTTGTAACGGGCATCGGCAAGAGCTGCCACAGCGGCATGAACTTTATGGGGATCAACGCGCTCGAGGAAATGGTTCCGATCATGAATGAACTGCTTGCGTTGAAGAAGATTGTGGAGAAGCGCGAATCGAAAGTGCCCGCCTTCCCGCTGCCGGGCACGCCATCGCCGCAGCTCACGCCGATGTTTAACCTTTCAGTGATGCGAAGCGGCGCGAAGTCCAACATCACGCCCGGCGAGTGCAGGCTGACCATCAATCGGCGTTATCTTCCCGAGGAGAAGGCCGACGACGTTGTCGGGGAAATCAAGGAGGCGATCGCGCGGGGAAGAGCGAACAGCAAGCTGCTCGACGTACAGGTGAAGGCGGTCATCGATTACCCGCCGGTGGTTTTCGACATGGAAAGCGTGTACATGAAAAAGATGAAGGATGCGCGCCGGGCGGTACACGGATACGACGACTTTCTGATCGGCGGGCTGGGCGGCTCGACGGATATGGGCTCAGTGGCGGAGGCGTTAAGAACCGACAAATTCATCGGAGTGTCTCCGGTCCGAGCCGATAATATATCGGCTCACGCGGCCAATGAACGCGTGCAGATTTCGGACCTGGTGAACATGACAAAGGAGCTGGTGCATTATCTGGCGTTTTGA
- a CDS encoding DUF296 domain-containing protein yields the protein MRSKCINATNPSTYAVIFDKGDELITGLTRFAIEKVLSGSQINAVGGFSHATIGFFDRDRKDYKKIELDEQVEVLCLFGDITIEGGTPKVHAHAIIGRADGTTRGGHLIKALVWPTLEVIVTESPGYLVRRHDPDTGLALIDPEAE from the coding sequence ATGAGAAGCAAATGCATCAACGCAACGAATCCGAGCACATACGCGGTCATTTTCGACAAGGGGGATGAACTGATCACGGGCCTTACGCGCTTCGCAATCGAGAAGGTCCTTTCGGGCAGTCAGATCAATGCCGTCGGGGGATTCTCCCATGCGACGATTGGCTTTTTTGACCGCGACCGGAAAGACTATAAGAAAATAGAATTGGATGAGCAGGTCGAGGTGCTCTGCCTGTTTGGAGATATAACCATAGAAGGCGGGACGCCCAAAGTGCACGCCCACGCAATCATTGGCAGGGCCGACGGCACAACTCGCGGAGGTCACCTGATCAAGGCTCTGGTCTGGCCGACGCTCGAGGTGATCGTGACCGAATCGCCGGGATACCTGGTCCGAAGGCACGACCCGGATACCGGGCTCGCGCTCATCGATCCTGAGGCGGAATGA